The proteins below are encoded in one region of Myxococcaceae bacterium JPH2:
- a CDS encoding DcrB-related protein → MSPTKSIRHGALTVSVPMGWDDRSQVIAVAPEVDGFRSSLVVSVEPVTSSETAAQLAARMLPNTQRVAPGFTLVNERDALFGGNKGVLREYTVLMQGQRVAQLQFYTVRDSVGFTFTYTQRADLLARTRSVAETAFASAQVGMPATESVKRLGFIRT, encoded by the coding sequence ATGTCTCCCACGAAATCCATCCGCCACGGCGCGCTGACCGTTTCCGTTCCCATGGGCTGGGATGACCGCAGTCAGGTCATCGCGGTGGCACCGGAAGTGGATGGGTTCCGCTCCAGCCTGGTGGTCTCGGTGGAGCCCGTCACGTCCTCTGAGACGGCCGCGCAGTTGGCGGCGCGCATGCTGCCCAATACCCAGCGCGTGGCACCGGGCTTCACCCTGGTGAACGAACGCGACGCCCTCTTCGGGGGGAACAAAGGCGTCCTGCGCGAGTACACCGTCCTGATGCAAGGCCAGCGCGTGGCGCAGCTTCAGTTCTACACCGTGAGGGACTCTGTGGGCTTCACCTTCACCTATACGCAGCGCGCGGACCTCCTGGCTCGCACGCGGTCCGTGGCCGAAACCGCATTCGCATCCGCGCAAGTGGGAATGCCGGCCACGGAGTCCGTGAAGCGATTGGGCTTCATCCGCACCTAG